In one Kitasatospora cineracea genomic region, the following are encoded:
- a CDS encoding long-chain fatty acid--CoA ligase codes for MYSTMQDVPLTVARILQHGSTIHGRSTVTTWTENGPVVRTFAEIGARAGQLAHALRDELGVSDGSVVATLMWNNTEHQEAYLAIPSMGAVLHTLNLRLPAHQLVYIVKHAADRVVIVNGTVLPLLAAVLPQLAGTVEHIVVSGAYDPALLAGFGGTVHDYEELIAGRPADYPWQTDIDEKQAAALCYTSGTTGDPKGVVYSHRSIYLHSMQIIAASSFGLTARDTVLPVVPMFHVNAWGIPHAAFMTGASLLMPDRFLQPKPLAEMIDRVKPTFGAAVPTIWTGLLDELDAGDYDTSTLETVVIGGSACPPALMRAFQERHGIRVIHAWGMTETSPLGTVAHPPAGVTGEDEWAYRVTQGVFPSSVQARLIGPGGEVMPHDGVAEGELEVRGPWIAAAYFGGTGNAAEAPEDKFSPDGWLRTGDVGTITSDGYLTLTDRAKDVIKSGGEWISSVALENHLMAHPEVAEAAVVAVPDEKWGERPLATVVLRPGATAGLPELRAFLAERVASWQLPERWSLIESVPKTSVGKFDKKVIRADYAADRLDVTVIGKTADKG; via the coding sequence GTGTACAGCACGATGCAGGACGTTCCGCTCACGGTTGCCCGGATTCTGCAGCACGGCTCCACCATCCACGGCCGGTCCACCGTCACCACCTGGACCGAGAACGGCCCGGTGGTGCGGACCTTCGCCGAGATCGGCGCCCGCGCCGGACAGCTCGCGCACGCCCTCCGCGACGAGCTCGGGGTGAGCGACGGCAGCGTCGTGGCGACGCTGATGTGGAACAACACCGAGCACCAGGAGGCGTACCTGGCGATACCGTCCATGGGCGCGGTGCTGCACACCCTGAACCTGCGGCTGCCCGCCCACCAGCTGGTCTACATCGTCAAGCACGCCGCGGACCGGGTGGTCATCGTCAACGGGACGGTGCTCCCGCTGCTGGCCGCCGTGCTGCCGCAGCTGGCCGGCACCGTCGAGCACATCGTGGTGTCCGGGGCGTACGACCCGGCGCTGCTGGCCGGGTTCGGCGGGACGGTGCACGACTACGAGGAGCTGATCGCGGGCCGGCCGGCCGACTACCCGTGGCAGACCGACATCGACGAGAAGCAGGCCGCCGCGCTCTGCTACACCTCGGGCACCACCGGCGACCCCAAGGGCGTCGTGTACAGCCACCGCTCGATCTACCTGCACTCGATGCAGATCATCGCCGCCTCCAGCTTCGGCCTGACCGCCCGCGACACCGTGCTTCCGGTCGTGCCGATGTTCCACGTCAACGCCTGGGGCATCCCGCACGCGGCGTTCATGACCGGCGCGAGCCTGCTGATGCCGGACCGCTTCCTGCAGCCCAAGCCGCTCGCCGAGATGATCGACCGGGTCAAGCCGACCTTCGGCGCCGCCGTTCCGACCATCTGGACCGGCCTGCTGGACGAGCTGGACGCGGGCGACTACGACACCTCCACCCTGGAGACCGTCGTCATCGGCGGCTCGGCCTGCCCGCCCGCCCTGATGCGGGCCTTCCAGGAGCGGCACGGCATCCGGGTGATCCACGCCTGGGGCATGACCGAGACCTCCCCGCTGGGCACCGTCGCCCACCCGCCGGCCGGCGTCACCGGCGAGGACGAGTGGGCCTACCGGGTCACCCAGGGCGTCTTCCCGTCCTCCGTGCAGGCCCGGCTGATCGGCCCCGGCGGCGAGGTGATGCCGCACGACGGCGTCGCGGAGGGCGAGCTGGAGGTGCGCGGCCCGTGGATCGCCGCGGCGTACTTCGGCGGCACGGGCAACGCGGCCGAGGCTCCCGAGGACAAGTTCAGCCCCGACGGCTGGCTGCGCACCGGCGACGTCGGCACCATCACCTCCGACGGCTACCTGACCCTCACCGACCGGGCCAAGGACGTGATCAAGTCCGGTGGCGAATGGATCAGTTCGGTCGCGCTGGAGAACCACCTGATGGCGCACCCCGAGGTCGCCGAGGCGGCGGTGGTGGCCGTCCCGGACGAGAAGTGGGGCGAGCGCCCGCTGGCCACCGTGGTGCTGCGGCCCGGCGCCACGGCCGGCCTCCCCGAGCTGCGGGCCTTCCTGGCCGAACGGGTCGCCTCCTGGCAGCTGCCGGAGCGCTGGTCGCTGATCGAGTCGGTGCCGAAGACCTCGGTCGGCAAGTTCGACAAGAAGGTGATCCGCGCGGACTACGCGGCCGACCGCCTCGACGTGACGGTGATCGGCAAGACCGCCGACAAGGGCTGA
- a CDS encoding response regulator transcription factor, translating into MRVLVVEDERRLAATLQRGLRAEGFAVDLAHDGEEGLWLATEHDYDVIVLDIMLPRLNGYRVCARLRAAGDETPILMLTAKDGELDEAEALDTGADDFLSKPFSYVVLVARLRALVRRTGRRLPQTLEFGDLAIDPARRTCTRAGTEVRLTTREFAVLECLARASGGVVSKREILESVWDSAFDGDPNIVEVHISALRRKIDAPFGRSAVGTVRGAGYRLAVDGG; encoded by the coding sequence ATGCGCGTACTGGTGGTGGAGGACGAACGGCGGCTCGCCGCCACACTGCAACGCGGGCTGCGGGCCGAGGGCTTCGCCGTCGACCTCGCCCACGACGGCGAGGAGGGCCTGTGGCTGGCCACCGAGCACGACTACGACGTGATCGTGCTCGACATCATGCTGCCCCGGCTGAACGGCTACCGGGTCTGCGCCCGGCTGCGCGCGGCCGGTGACGAGACCCCGATCCTGATGCTCACCGCCAAGGACGGCGAACTCGACGAGGCCGAGGCCCTGGACACCGGCGCCGACGACTTCCTCTCCAAGCCGTTCTCGTACGTGGTGCTGGTCGCCCGGCTGCGCGCCCTGGTCCGCCGCACCGGGCGCCGGCTGCCGCAGACCCTGGAGTTCGGCGACCTGGCGATCGACCCGGCCCGCCGCACCTGCACCCGGGCGGGCACCGAAGTGCGGCTCACCACACGGGAGTTCGCGGTGCTGGAATGCCTGGCCCGGGCGTCCGGCGGGGTGGTGTCCAAGCGGGAGATCCTGGAGAGCGTCTGGGACTCCGCGTTCGACGGCGACCCCAACATCGTCGAGGTGCACATCAGCGCCCTGCGCCGGAAGATCGACGCCCCGTTCGGCCGCAGCGCGGTCGGCACGGTCCGCGGCGCCGGCTACCGACTGGCGGTGGACGGTGGCTGA
- a CDS encoding globin domain-containing protein produces MPFDPAVIRASFAVVERRADQLTKFFYAHLFTNNPGVEELFPARLAEQRDRLFAALTQLVLRLEEPEKLTGYLAALGRDHRKFQAAPEHYPAVGASLIAALKHFSGHYWTPEIEKAWTEAYTVISQAMIDAAAAVPASTPRWWDAEITGHRRATSDLAVLTLRPDRPYPFTAGQYLTVCSDRRPQVWRPYSVACAPRSDNTLELHVRRVPDGTVSTALVDEVRLGERLRLGPPLGEAVLAPDSDRPLLMVAAGSGWAPVRALLEQLAQDGGRPATVFIAARGDRDLYDLDSVHAMVQEHAWLHAVLSAPDRGASRNEAVRLLREGLREYGDCSGHDIHLSGPPDLVPAVGAQLLEQGAESALLRHDPVTPTFNRSRPLTPAEWFLEERDVPWINRTELG; encoded by the coding sequence GTGCCCTTCGACCCCGCGGTCATCCGCGCCAGCTTCGCCGTCGTCGAGCGCCGAGCCGATCAGCTGACCAAGTTCTTCTACGCCCACCTGTTCACCAACAACCCCGGTGTCGAAGAGCTTTTCCCGGCCAGGCTCGCCGAACAGCGCGACCGCCTCTTCGCCGCACTCACCCAACTCGTGCTGCGGCTGGAGGAACCGGAGAAACTCACCGGCTACCTGGCGGCACTCGGGCGCGACCACCGCAAGTTCCAGGCCGCGCCCGAGCACTACCCCGCCGTCGGCGCCAGCCTGATCGCCGCGCTCAAACACTTCTCCGGCCACTACTGGACCCCCGAGATCGAGAAGGCCTGGACCGAGGCCTACACCGTCATCTCCCAGGCCATGATCGACGCCGCCGCGGCCGTCCCCGCCTCCACCCCGCGCTGGTGGGACGCCGAGATCACCGGCCACCGCCGCGCCACCTCCGACCTCGCGGTGCTCACCCTGCGGCCCGACCGGCCGTACCCGTTCACCGCGGGCCAGTACCTGACGGTCTGCTCCGACCGCCGGCCCCAGGTCTGGCGGCCCTACTCCGTCGCCTGCGCACCCCGTTCCGACAACACCCTGGAACTGCACGTCCGCCGGGTCCCCGACGGGACGGTCTCCACCGCCCTGGTCGACGAGGTCCGGCTCGGCGAACGGCTCCGGCTCGGCCCGCCGCTCGGCGAGGCCGTGCTCGCGCCCGACTCCGACCGGCCGCTGCTGATGGTCGCGGCCGGCAGCGGCTGGGCCCCGGTCCGGGCCCTGCTGGAACAGCTCGCCCAGGACGGCGGACGGCCCGCCACGGTCTTCATCGCCGCCCGCGGCGACCGGGACCTGTACGACCTGGACTCCGTGCACGCCATGGTCCAGGAACACGCCTGGCTGCACGCCGTGCTCTCCGCACCCGACCGCGGCGCCTCCCGCAACGAGGCCGTCCGGCTGCTCCGCGAGGGCCTGCGCGAGTACGGCGACTGCTCCGGGCACGACATCCACCTGTCCGGCCCGCCCGACCTCGTCCCCGCCGTCGGCGCCCAACTCCTCGAGCAGGGCGCCGAGTCCGCACTCCTCCGGCACGACCCGGTCACGCCCACCTTCAACCGCAGCCGCCCGCTCACCCCCGCGGAGTGGTTCCTCGAAGAACGCGACGTGCCCTGGATCAACCGGACCGAACTCGGCTGA
- a CDS encoding HAMP domain-containing sensor histidine kinase: MAADRKRRPLRRLVPRSVRARATFAATAVVALALGGTALALLSVLHANLARDVQQTAVRQASKIAAMAEHQHLPPIIGGPGGSVQVVDSTGRLVATTPDLAGELGPDAPVPPEVPLPAPPYKRRLLDGEGTLYADGPTDDPRQRVASVSVTGPDGQLTVYAAASLGTVDAAGRTAAAALAVGLPLLVALVALVTWRVTGRALRPVEAIRSEVAEITGHDLHRRVPVPPTGDEVSRLAVTVNSTLDRLEDAGQRQRRFIADASHELRSPIAVLRTQLEVALAHPDPELWPELLADALQDTVRLQDLATDLLLLARLDAADPVATQLLDLDVLFADVLDARIADRVQVWAELADGARVLGSRTWLTRLLTNLVDNAQRYAASRVEVELSVEADEVVLEVRDDGPGIPEPDRERVFERFTRLDDARSRELGGAGLGLAIARDLAEHHGGTLVVAEHPYGARLVARLPLAGPPAEAS; this comes from the coding sequence ATGGCGGCCGACCGGAAGCGGAGGCCCCTGCGCCGCCTGGTGCCGCGCTCGGTGCGGGCCCGGGCGACCTTCGCCGCCACCGCCGTGGTGGCCCTCGCCCTGGGCGGCACCGCGCTGGCCCTGCTCAGCGTGCTGCACGCCAACCTGGCCCGCGACGTCCAGCAGACCGCCGTCCGGCAGGCCTCCAAGATCGCCGCGATGGCGGAGCACCAGCACCTGCCGCCGATCATCGGCGGGCCCGGCGGGTCGGTCCAGGTGGTCGACAGCACGGGACGGCTGGTCGCCACCACGCCCGACCTGGCCGGCGAACTCGGCCCGGACGCCCCGGTACCGCCCGAGGTCCCGCTGCCCGCCCCGCCCTACAAGCGCCGACTCCTGGACGGGGAAGGCACGTTGTACGCCGACGGACCGACCGACGACCCGCGGCAGCGGGTGGCCTCGGTGTCCGTCACCGGCCCGGACGGGCAGCTCACCGTCTACGCGGCGGCCTCCCTGGGCACGGTGGACGCGGCGGGCCGCACCGCCGCCGCCGCGCTCGCCGTCGGACTGCCGCTGCTGGTGGCCCTGGTGGCGCTGGTGACCTGGCGGGTCACCGGCCGGGCGCTGCGCCCGGTGGAGGCGATCCGCTCCGAGGTCGCCGAGATCACCGGCCACGACCTGCACCGCAGGGTCCCGGTGCCGCCCACCGGCGACGAGGTCTCCCGGCTCGCCGTCACCGTCAACTCCACCCTGGACCGGCTGGAGGACGCGGGGCAGCGCCAGCGCCGCTTCATCGCCGACGCCTCGCACGAACTGCGCAGCCCCATCGCCGTGCTGCGCACCCAACTGGAGGTCGCGCTGGCCCACCCGGACCCGGAGCTGTGGCCCGAACTGCTCGCCGACGCCCTCCAGGACACCGTCCGCCTGCAGGACCTCGCCACGGACCTGCTGCTGCTCGCCCGGCTGGACGCCGCCGACCCGGTCGCCACCCAACTCCTCGACCTGGACGTCCTGTTCGCCGACGTCCTGGACGCCCGGATCGCCGACCGGGTCCAGGTCTGGGCCGAACTCGCCGACGGGGCAAGGGTGCTGGGCAGCCGCACCTGGCTGACCAGGCTGCTCACCAACCTGGTCGACAACGCCCAGCGCTACGCCGCGAGCCGGGTGGAGGTTGAACTGTCCGTCGAGGCGGACGAGGTGGTGCTGGAGGTGCGCGACGACGGCCCGGGCATCCCGGAGCCGGACCGGGAGCGGGTGTTCGAGCGCTTCACCCGGCTCGACGACGCCCGCAGCCGCGAACTCGGCGGCGCCGGGCTCGGGTTGGCCATCGCCCGGGACCTGGCCGAGCACCACGGCGGCACCCTGGTCGTCGCCGAACACCCGTACGGCGCACGCCTGGTGGCCCGCCTCCCGCTGGCCGGGCCACCCGCAGAGGCGAGTTGA
- a CDS encoding globin family protein — MTIDPTLIKSSFAVVEPHGSEVTAYFYAHLFEHNPDVRKLFAEHMNDQQDRLWAAIGTLVNRLEDTDTVVNVLQGLGRRHIGYGALPEHFPAVGGSLLASLSHFAGDAWTPEVEAAWTALYGVITDVMSAAMTEEAAG, encoded by the coding sequence GTGACAATCGATCCCACTCTCATCAAGAGCAGCTTCGCCGTCGTCGAGCCCCACGGCAGCGAGGTCACCGCCTACTTCTACGCTCACCTGTTCGAGCACAACCCGGATGTGCGCAAGCTCTTCGCCGAGCACATGAACGACCAGCAGGACCGCCTCTGGGCCGCGATAGGCACCCTGGTCAACCGGCTCGAGGACACCGACACGGTGGTCAACGTGCTCCAGGGCCTGGGCCGTCGGCACATCGGCTACGGCGCCCTCCCCGAGCACTTCCCCGCCGTCGGCGGCAGCCTGCTCGCCTCCCTCTCGCACTTCGCCGGCGACGCCTGGACCCCGGAGGTCGAGGCCGCCTGGACGGCGCTCTACGGTGTCATCACGGATGTCATGAGCGCGGCAATGACCGAAGAAGCCGCGGGCTGA
- a CDS encoding DUF4396 domain-containing protein — protein MEHSAHQEHEHPAQHAYHEQQHAHHAHHEQQRGHHPDHAQHTGHAQHHHGGGSSWRTAAQATLHCLTGCAIGEVLGQVIGVGFGLHNGATVVLSIALAFVFGYALTMRGVLKAGLPFRDALKVALAADTVSIIVMELIDNGVMVAVPGAMDAGLGQLLFWLSLAGSLVLAFLVTVPVNRWLIGRGRGHAVVHAYH, from the coding sequence ATGGAGCACAGCGCGCACCAGGAGCACGAACACCCCGCACAGCACGCGTACCACGAGCAGCAGCACGCGCACCACGCGCACCACGAGCAGCAGCGCGGACACCACCCGGACCACGCGCAGCACACCGGCCACGCGCAGCACCACCACGGCGGCGGCAGCAGCTGGCGCACCGCCGCGCAGGCGACGCTCCACTGCCTCACCGGCTGCGCGATCGGCGAGGTGCTCGGCCAGGTGATCGGCGTCGGCTTCGGCCTGCACAACGGCGCGACCGTGGTGCTGTCGATCGCGCTCGCCTTCGTGTTCGGCTACGCGCTGACCATGCGCGGCGTGCTGAAGGCCGGCCTGCCCTTCCGGGACGCGCTGAAGGTCGCGCTGGCCGCCGACACCGTGTCGATCATCGTCATGGAGCTGATCGACAACGGCGTCATGGTGGCCGTCCCGGGGGCGATGGACGCGGGCCTCGGCCAGCTGCTGTTCTGGCTGTCGCTGGCCGGTTCCCTGGTGCTGGCCTTCCTGGTCACCGTCCCGGTCAATCGCTGGCTGATCGGCCGCGGCCGGGGCCACGCGGTGGTCCACGCCTACCACTGA
- a CDS encoding PAS domain-containing protein: MSSRPTRGAARLAAILDALPDPLLLVNSNGTVVDVNKAAVESLQAPGTSLVGMGVLDLLPEFDPSRIPGSMRPPASETESLDRPVRMTARRTDGTAFTVEVSGNDFTDEGGGEAHGFLSFSTNDQGLLLLLVRDMSARLGVESELRRQHKQTEMILRAAAEGVLGVDLEGRVVLVNPAAAHILDFRASELGGRELHPLIQHSQPDGSPLAAESSALMDTLHSGRKHRIRNTVLWRKDGRPVTVDLTTAPVRDGEQLVGAVMTFTDRTRELALAARNEHLTAVLETELGGALTALHGRIDALAADPAGQLWPEANWTLRRLADECRRFGKLIDGVLEHQRFEAAADRGKAALDRERVGLDEVVQLAVERAGELVGPGRVRYSVHAAAVKVLADRERLAQALAHLVADVSGVTPVPEPARAEGESAPAGVPFAGPAPAGDQPPMVVLAAARRGDVARVEVRGPARGSSAVHLPIARAAVQRHGGVLQRHDLPDGAGATYVVELPLDPDGDASGGPDKQQHVPKDSDTAMIPDLPGQPAPVEPRPDGDEAPGAKPEAEARADDTQGSGRRRARAAAERGGQDAPEQPAPRGPIALGAGPSADDTSGGGAIALGPAEGAEGGTRSGRRARRAAAQPVSGDSSGALHIPGVPDPGTPVYPGLESALAASTPEPVTPTAQPTGRRRRLALPADTAQSAEEVTAVLPPVPALDPAPPAAPAPDAGAAQAAPSNGALEVARPAAPALPPAAPDAAPAPEPVGSGLGELLPPRPMGGFQAAFPAAFPNAPVPGPAPAPNALPAGGSTPSAVDPVLLNGQRLNGAAPQGEGGGPGAALALPAAAGAPGGPVEGRTPPRPVAELAPAKDLPPDGPRPLLVWPEPDPSTRGALEVRGFRPVVVASREEVDAQVPQAPAALFVDPLTGPITRTALQSLRTAALAGRVPVLLAAGLGQATRDAAYGADPAVLLRALAPRDGENHAARVLLVESDPEVAAALVASLERRGMHVEHAADESEAVARASSLQPNLVVLDLQRIERQHLGLLDWLRANDRLHRTPLVVYTSADLDPQARAGLRTGENVLFLAERSTTEDVQGRIVELLARIGALGQVVTAGSGASF; this comes from the coding sequence GTGAGCAGCAGGCCGACCCGAGGCGCTGCTCGCCTCGCCGCGATACTCGATGCACTGCCCGACCCGCTGCTGCTGGTGAACAGCAACGGCACCGTGGTCGACGTCAACAAGGCCGCCGTGGAAAGCCTGCAGGCACCCGGCACCTCGTTGGTCGGGATGGGCGTGCTGGACCTGCTGCCGGAGTTCGACCCCAGTCGGATCCCGGGTTCCATGCGGCCCCCCGCGAGCGAGACCGAGAGCCTTGACCGACCGGTCCGGATGACCGCCCGCCGCACCGACGGCACCGCCTTCACCGTCGAGGTGTCCGGCAACGACTTCACCGACGAGGGCGGCGGGGAGGCGCACGGCTTCCTGTCCTTCAGCACCAACGACCAGGGGCTGCTGCTGCTCCTGGTCCGCGACATGTCGGCCCGGCTCGGGGTGGAGTCCGAGCTGCGCCGCCAGCACAAGCAGACCGAGATGATCCTGCGCGCCGCCGCCGAGGGCGTCCTCGGCGTCGACCTGGAGGGCCGCGTGGTGCTGGTCAACCCGGCCGCCGCGCACATCCTGGACTTCCGGGCCAGCGAGCTCGGCGGCCGCGAACTGCACCCGCTGATCCAGCACTCGCAGCCCGACGGCAGCCCGCTCGCCGCCGAGAGCTCCGCGCTGATGGACACCCTGCACTCCGGCCGCAAGCACCGGATCCGCAACACCGTGCTGTGGCGCAAGGACGGCCGGCCGGTCACCGTCGACCTGACCACCGCCCCGGTCCGGGACGGCGAGCAGCTGGTCGGCGCGGTGATGACCTTCACCGACCGCACCCGCGAACTCGCCCTCGCCGCCCGCAACGAGCACCTCACCGCCGTCCTGGAGACCGAGCTCGGCGGGGCCCTCACCGCGCTGCACGGCCGGATCGACGCGCTCGCCGCCGACCCCGCCGGGCAGCTCTGGCCCGAGGCCAACTGGACGCTGCGCCGGCTCGCCGACGAGTGCCGCCGGTTCGGGAAGCTGATCGACGGCGTCCTGGAGCACCAGCGCTTCGAGGCCGCCGCCGACCGCGGCAAGGCCGCCCTCGACCGCGAACGCGTCGGCCTGGACGAGGTCGTGCAGCTCGCCGTCGAACGGGCCGGGGAACTCGTCGGGCCCGGCCGGGTCCGCTACTCGGTGCACGCCGCCGCCGTGAAGGTGCTCGCCGACCGCGAGCGGCTCGCCCAGGCGCTCGCCCACCTGGTGGCCGACGTCAGCGGCGTCACGCCGGTGCCCGAACCCGCCCGGGCCGAGGGCGAGTCCGCCCCCGCCGGGGTCCCGTTCGCCGGGCCCGCGCCGGCCGGCGATCAGCCCCCGATGGTGGTACTGGCCGCCGCCCGGCGCGGCGACGTCGCCCGGGTCGAGGTGCGCGGCCCGGCCCGCGGCTCCAGCGCCGTGCACCTGCCGATCGCCCGGGCCGCCGTCCAGCGGCACGGCGGCGTGCTCCAGCGCCACGACCTGCCCGACGGGGCCGGCGCCACCTACGTGGTGGAACTGCCGCTCGACCCCGACGGCGACGCGTCCGGCGGGCCGGACAAGCAGCAGCACGTCCCCAAGGACTCCGACACCGCGATGATCCCGGACCTGCCCGGCCAGCCCGCGCCGGTCGAGCCCCGGCCGGACGGCGACGAGGCCCCCGGTGCGAAGCCGGAGGCCGAGGCGCGCGCCGACGACACCCAGGGGTCCGGCCGGCGCCGGGCCCGGGCGGCCGCGGAGCGCGGCGGCCAGGACGCGCCGGAGCAGCCGGCCCCGCGCGGGCCGATCGCGCTCGGCGCCGGGCCGTCCGCGGACGACACCTCCGGCGGCGGCGCGATCGCCCTCGGACCGGCCGAGGGCGCCGAGGGCGGCACCCGTTCCGGCCGACGGGCCCGCCGGGCCGCCGCGCAGCCCGTGTCCGGTGACAGTTCCGGGGCGCTGCACATCCCCGGCGTGCCCGACCCCGGGACGCCCGTGTACCCGGGCCTGGAGAGCGCGCTGGCCGCCTCGACGCCGGAGCCGGTCACCCCGACCGCCCAGCCCACCGGGCGCCGGCGGCGGCTCGCGCTGCCCGCCGACACCGCGCAGAGCGCGGAGGAGGTGACGGCGGTCCTGCCGCCCGTCCCCGCCCTGGACCCGGCCCCGCCGGCCGCGCCCGCCCCCGACGCCGGGGCCGCACAGGCCGCGCCGTCGAACGGCGCGCTGGAGGTCGCCCGGCCCGCCGCGCCGGCCCTGCCCCCCGCCGCCCCGGACGCCGCCCCGGCCCCCGAGCCGGTCGGCAGCGGGCTCGGCGAGCTGCTGCCGCCGCGGCCGATGGGCGGCTTCCAGGCCGCCTTCCCGGCCGCGTTCCCCAACGCCCCGGTGCCGGGCCCCGCGCCCGCGCCGAACGCGCTGCCCGCCGGCGGGAGCACCCCGTCCGCGGTCGACCCGGTGCTGCTGAACGGCCAGCGCCTGAACGGGGCCGCCCCGCAGGGCGAGGGCGGCGGGCCGGGGGCGGCCCTGGCGCTGCCCGCCGCGGCCGGGGCGCCCGGCGGCCCGGTCGAGGGGCGCACCCCGCCCCGGCCGGTCGCCGAACTCGCCCCCGCCAAGGACCTCCCGCCGGACGGCCCGCGCCCGCTGCTGGTGTGGCCCGAACCCGACCCGTCCACCCGGGGCGCGCTGGAGGTCCGGGGCTTCCGCCCGGTCGTCGTCGCCTCCCGCGAGGAGGTGGACGCGCAGGTGCCGCAGGCCCCCGCCGCGCTGTTCGTCGACCCGCTGACCGGGCCGATCACCCGTACCGCGCTGCAGTCGCTGCGCACCGCCGCGCTGGCCGGGCGGGTGCCGGTGCTGCTGGCCGCCGGCCTCGGCCAGGCCACCCGGGACGCCGCGTACGGCGCCGACCCGGCGGTGCTGCTGCGGGCGCTCGCGCCCCGGGACGGCGAGAACCACGCGGCCCGGGTGCTGCTGGTGGAGTCCGACCCGGAGGTCGCGGCGGCGCTGGTGGCCAGCCTGGAGCGGCGCGGCATGCACGTCGAGCACGCCGCCGACGAGAGCGAGGCGGTGGCCCGGGCCAGCAGCCTCCAGCCGAACCTGGTGGTGCTGGACCTGCAGCGGATCGAGCGGCAGCACCTCGGCCTGCTCGACTGGCTGCGCGCCAACGACCGTCTGCACCGCACCCCGCTGGTCGTCTACACCTCGGCCGACCTGGACCCGCAGGCCCGGGCCGGGCTGCGCACCGGCGAGAACGTGCTGTTCCTCGCCGAGCGCTCCACCACCGAGGACGTGCAGGGCCGGATCGTCGAACTGCTGGCCCGGATCGGCGCGTTGGGTCAGGTCGTGACGGCGGGCAGCGGCGCTTCGTTCTGA